In Arachis hypogaea cultivar Tifrunner chromosome 17, arahy.Tifrunner.gnm2.J5K5, whole genome shotgun sequence, a single window of DNA contains:
- the LOC112764876 gene encoding uncharacterized protein — protein sequence MERKQGFFSALKDEVVRGLSPARSRPPRSASPMSALLRRRRNHQAPPPPPADPFIPRSGSLRPVEALSPLKEGPDGDEDCSDSNSTSRPEARWTQWPWAKGPVGFSSCSSVDLKSSDLRLLLGVLGAPLAPVHVCTTDPFPHLSIKDIPIETSSAQYILQQYIAATGGQKLQNSINNAYAKGKLKMIASVFETANKVTRNSSRAAESGGFVLWQMNPDMWYVELALGGSKVHAGSNGKLVWRHTPWLGPHAAKGPHRPLRRALQGLDPRTTARIFINARCIGEKKINGDDCFILKLCADPSTLKARSEGPAEIIRHVLFGYFSQKTGLLVHLEDSHLTRIQNNGGDAVYWETTINSFLDDYRPVDGIMIAHSGRSAATLFRFGETSMSHTKTKMEEAWTVEEVAFNVPGLSLDCFIPPAELRLASKREATELPLGQRVKNAVPGAAHHARAPQLHRSHHASSGNNVKWAVDV from the exons atggagaggaagcaaggaTTCTTTTCTGCGCTGAAAGACGAGGTCGTCAGAGGCCTCTCGCCGGCGAGGTCACGCCCGCCGAGAAGTGCTTCTCCCATGTCTGCTCTGCTGCGGCGCCGGAGGAATCACCAAGCTCCTCCACCTCCTCCGGCGGACCCCTTCATTCCGAGATCCGGCAGCCTGAGGCCCGTGGAGGCACTTTCGCCTCTCAAAGAGGGCCCTGACGGCGACGAAGACTGCTCAGACTCCAACTCCACTTCACGGCCCGAGGCTAGATGGACCCAGTGGCCGTGGGCTAAGGGCCCGGTGGGCTTTTCCTCCTGCTCGTCCGTGGACTTGAAGAGTTCGGATCTGAGGCTGCTGCTTGGAGTGTTGGGTGCTCCCCTTGCCCCCGTCCACGTTTGCACCACCGACCCCTTTCCTCACCTCAGCATCAAAGATATCCCCATT GAAACTTCTTCTGCTCAGTACATATTGCAGCAGTATATAGCAGCTACAGGGGGGCAAAAGCTTCAGAATTCAATTAACAATGCATATGCAAAGGGAAAGTTGAAAATGATAGCCTCCGTGTTTGAGACGGCTAACAAGGTCACCAGGAATTCCTCCAGAGCTGCGGAATCCGGGGGGTTTGTGTTGTGGCAGATGAATCCGGATATGTGGTATGTGGAGCTTGCTCTTGGTGGTAGCAAGGTTCATGCCGGTTCCAATGGCAAACTCGTGTGGCGCCACACCCCTTGGCTTGGTCCTCATGCTGCCAAAGGACCTCATAGGCCCTTGAGACGTGCCCTTCAG GGTCTTGATCCAAGAACAACTGCTAGAATATTTATCAATGCAAGATGCATTGGGGAGAAGAAGATCAACGGGGATGACTGTTTCATTCTCAAGCTTTGTGCAGATCCCTCCACACTAAAAGCCAGGAGCGAAGGCCCAGCTGAGATAATAAGGCATGTTTTGTTTGGTTACTTCAGTCAGAAAACAGGACTTCTTGTGCACTTGGAAGACTCTCATCTCACTCGGATTCAGAACAATGGAGGAGATGCTGTGTATTGGGAGACCACCATAAATTCGTTTCTTGATGATTACAGGCCTGTTGACGGAATCATGATTGCTCATTCCGGTCGTTCCGCGGCAACACTTTTCAGGTTTGGGGAAACATCTATGAGCCACACCAAAACAAAGATGGAAGAAGCATGGACGGTTGAGGAAGTGGCGTTCAACGTCCCCGGCCTTTCGCTGGACTGTTTCATTCCTCCAGCCGAGCTAAGACTTGCTTCCAAGAGAGAAGCCACCGAGCTTCCTCTGGGTCAGAGAGTGAAGAATGCTGTTCCTGGAGCCGCACACCATGCCAGAGCTCCTCAGCTGCATAGGTCTCATCATGCAAGCAGTGGGAACAACGTTAAATGGGCAGTGGATGTTTAG